DNA sequence from the Manihot esculenta cultivar AM560-2 chromosome 11, M.esculenta_v8, whole genome shotgun sequence genome:
CCACAAACCCATTTGCCCCATCAAAAGAAATCTGAATCCCCTCTTGCTGAATGTTCCCTATGATGGATAGTCCTGATGGGGATGCTGCAAATGCAAAACAAAAAGTCCCCACGTCATCCACTGGAATCAGAAAGTTTCTTGCTGGAAGGGTCAGGATTGGCCCGCCCGAGAAGTAGAGTGACACGGTTGGTACCCGAACCGACACAAACCCAAATAGGTTATAACAGGTATCGAATATGGATACACCGGAAGCCCGGGGAAGGTTTCCAGTTTGTGCCACAAAAGCATCGCGGAATGCAACGTATGCCACCGTAGGAAGCCTAGTTACGGCAGTCCCAGTATCCATGACAACACCTCCATTTCCCGTTTCATTCAACTGAAAAATTTCTTCTGATATGGCCACCTTCATGCCTCCCACTCCAAGACCCGAAAGCCCAATGTAATAGAAGCTTGACGCTCGCGGGTTACGGATCAGAGGAATCCAAGCAGCACCCACGGGCATTGCTTCACGCCCAAATTCCAATGCTCCAGATGAATCGGTTCCCCGACTCACTAAACAGTAACTAAATGCACCACCAGTTTGACCACCCAATTGTCCCACAAGAGACATGGATCCACCTCCGAGGCCTAGTAATCCAGCTGCTCCAACAAACATGCCTCGGTTCACGTGGCCGCACCCTATGGCCACGTTGCGGACCACAGTCCGCCCGAACGTAAGCGTTTCCAGGGCAAGGGTCCCCTTGGTGTATGATCCATCACCATACATGACCTCATAGCGACACCGACCCGCATGGCAACCTGAGTTATCAACTCTGTCACAGACCGCAGAGCTACAAGACACCCCTGTAAACGATGCAGAGTCGGCCGGGTCGAATACCGGGTCGGTTTGATTGTAACACTGGGTGCAAGGTTGGCATTGGACCCAAACTATATCACTGCCTGAATCGATAACCACATATTGATCTCTTGGCGGGCTGCCAACGCCTATTCTAACAAAATATTCTCCGCTACCTTGATCCATGCCCGATACCACCTCCGCCCCAAACTCATCCACCGTATAACTGGCGGTGCCTGCAAGGCGACGGATGAGGCTAGCTACCCTCCTCATGTCTCTGTGTAGGCGTCCATGAAAAAGATCGGAGACGTTGAAACTCATCTTGTCTCTGTGGACTAGTTGTAGCTTCCATTTTCCATCAGATAGAGAGTCATTCTGGTTCTTGAACGGTTCTTGATATTGAGATGTTTTGAAAGGCTTACTTTTTGTTTCAGTAATGCCTTCTTCGACGTTCAAGAACTGGAAACCAGGGTAGGAAATGGTTTTGGCTGTGATGCTAGTTACAAGCAGCAGCAGTGACAGTGAGACAAGTGGGTTAGGGGGTAGCAGTGCCAGTAGCatgatttttgtttttcttcGTGGGGTTTTGGGTTGTGTTTTCTGGGAGGAGATGGTGAGGGGGGAGAGAGATTTACTTGTATATGGATATTGGGGATGTGTAGGTGtgtgtggggggggggggg
Encoded proteins:
- the LOC110626192 gene encoding protein ASPARTIC PROTEASE IN GUARD CELL 2, with product MLLALLPPNPLVSLSLLLLVTSITAKTISYPGFQFLNVEEGITETKSKPFKTSQYQEPFKNQNDSLSDGKWKLQLVHRDKMSFNVSDLFHGRLHRDMRRVASLIRRLAGTASYTVDEFGAEVVSGMDQGSGEYFVRIGVGSPPRDQYVVIDSGSDIVWVQCQPCTQCYNQTDPVFDPADSASFTGVSCSSAVCDRVDNSGCHAGRCRYEVMYGDGSYTKGTLALETLTFGRTVVRNVAIGCGHVNRGMFVGAAGLLGLGGGSMSLVGQLGGQTGGAFSYCLVSRGTDSSGALEFGREAMPVGAAWIPLIRNPRASSFYYIGLSGLGVGGMKVAISEEIFQLNETGNGGVVMDTGTAVTRLPTVAYVAFRDAFVAQTGNLPRASGVSIFDTCYNLFGFVSVRVPTVSLYFSGGPILTLPARNFLIPVDDVGTFCFAFAASPSGLSIIGNIQQEGIQISFDGANGFVGFGPNVC